The following nucleotide sequence is from Fundulus heteroclitus isolate FHET01 unplaced genomic scaffold, MU-UCD_Fhet_4.1 scaffold_157, whole genome shotgun sequence.
GAAATAAAGCTGCAATTGCAATTTCATGACTGTTATCtagtgccttgcagaagtatccTGGCCTGaacaatattttacaaataaaaatcagaaaagtgtggagtgcatCTGAATTTCCACCCTGTCCCCGTGCCCAGAGTCAACACGTAGTAGAACCATTATTTATTCCAAATACAGCTACAAGTCTTTTAGGGCATGTCTATAACAACTTTGTACATCTAGACTTTTTTTACCCTTTCACTTAGATTTAGGTCAGGACATTAATGGGGTTACTGTCCTACATGACCATTCTTTGAAGGGAACCATTCCATTGCTTACTGTGTGTTTAGACCCGTTGCCCTACTGAAGATTGAACCTCCAGTCCTGTCTGAAGTCTTTTGCAGCGtctaaacaggttttcttccaggattgtcctgggTTTGGCTCCATCCACCGTCCtatcaactctgatcagcttcctTCTCTCTGCTTTAGCAAAGCATCGCCATATGATGCTGCTATTACAGTGGGGATGGTTTATTCAGAGTTGTGTGCAGTGTTCATTATCTGCCACACAGAGAATCTTTCATTTAGgcataaaagttaaattttaacCACAGACATTTCCATGATTATGGTTCTATAACCTAACCCTTCTTTAAACTTCTTTTTTAAACCTgcctgctgtgctccttggtcaAGGAGAAACCataaacagaacagctgcattaaGGTTCAATTAAACACAGTTTGACTTTATTAATCAGTTAGGAGTTTTCCAAAGGCAGCTGGTtgctgtggattttatttagggatatcagaaaaacaacattgctTCTTATTATGTTTGGATCTATCCCATATGTAAATTTACGATATAATacaatgaagtttgtggttgtaaagtaacaagatgtgaaaaggttcaggaGTATGCTGACTTTAGTAGGGCACTGTATCTACACCCCTGTACAGGTTGTTCCTAATACTCTGATCTCTGTCTCAGGAACAAGGGAGGCCGCGTTCGTGTACGCGCTCTCCGCAGCAACCATCAGCCACACCATTGCCCAAGCTTGCACCTCTGGGGACCTCCGGTTGTGTTCATGTGGCCCCATCCCTGCAGAAATCCCAGAGCCCGGCTACCGCTGGGGCGGCTGTGCCGACAACCTTAACTACGGCTTATTCATGGGCGCCAAGTTTTCCGACGCTCCCATGAAGGTGAAGCGCTCTGGTTCCAGTGCGAACAAACTGATGCAGCTACACAACAGTGAAGTCGGGAGACAGGTACACAGCTGTTAGAGGAGCAGTTCTGCTAAAATGTTCTCACTATATGTGCTGAGTTCATCTAAATGTATTGATGTTTAGGTACTGAAAGAGGCATTGGTGATGAAGTGTAAATGCCATGGTGTTTCTGGATCCTGCTCCATAAGGACCTGCTGGAAAGGCCTCCAAGACCTCAGGGAGATTGCCATGGACCTGAAGTCCAAGTACCTCTCTGCTACCAAGGTGGTTTACCGGGCTACGGGCACACGCAAGCATCTTGTACCCAAAGACATTGATATCAGGCCGCTGAGGGAGAATGAAATGATCTATTTGCACAGCTCCCCTGACTTCTGCACCAAGAATGAAAAGCAGGGTTCGGTTGGCACACAGGACAGGTAAGGGCAGCTTTTAAACTCTGTGGCAAGTTGAGCTTGATTTCCATGTCTTTCACTTCTAAATTGACGTGTGCAGCTCCACAGACTGTATATGTACCTATGCAACGGTGCTTTTCAGTTAGGCACAGGTTGCTTTCACATCTGGATAACTTGAGCTAAAAATACCACCAAATACAATATCATCCCATTTACCcaaacatataaaataaattgtaaaacaTGGTCAAAATGCTGTTAGTTTTGAACAGAGTATATACAATTATACATTTTGCTACAAACATATTAGATACTGAGTTTTGCTATTGCAATATATTACCTATGACTTGTATGTATACACATTTAGATTTTGATACCATCCCAAAAATATCAGCAAATCATTTGCTAAGTTTAGCTTTCCTTCCCAAATAAACTTGCTTATTATTGAATATTCTAGTTTTATGTTGTTCTGTTCTTTATACAACAGCACAGGGTTATCTGCTTTATTTGTATAGTATAGTTAATTCGTGTtgtatgaaaacataaaaatatcatAGACACATCAAAATGGTCACCGGTTGTgtgaccagtaacaaacattcaATTTAATCACATGAAAACATCAATTcacatcaaatatgtttgtaaatgttcctgttattatgggccgaaagcaactctaaacgGGTGGGTTTTCAGGcttggtttaaaggaactcagtatttcggctgttttgcagttttctggaagtttgttccagatttgtgggaCATAGAttctgaatgctgcttctccatgtttgttcctggttctgggtatgcagagtagaccagaaccagaagatctcgGTGGTCAAGCCTGCATTCGGCTGCTTAGCAGATGGCAGGCAGCTTTTCCTGATAGGAAATATTTCCAAGCACCTGAATCTTTCATACTTGTAAGCAAAAAGGAAAAGTGCTGTTGTCTTTTTTCCAGCCAGCAGACATGTAGTGCTCaggaacaggtggaagtgggGGGTTGCCTCTACTCACAGCTCCATATAGGCAGAGAAAATCTCTGGTCACTCCAGCACTTTTCTCCATCATCTCAATAAAATTACTTTCCTTTTCCAGGAACCAGGGTTGTTTTTACACCACATTTACCAgggtaaaaacacatttgctggGCTGGGTGGGAGGTAGTAACGTCTTATTTAACCAGACCCGTTGGAGTTTAGTGGACGGAGAGTCCTAAGCCTTTCTAATTGATTTCATGTTGCCAAAATTCTAACGTTGTTATATCACTTTGAAGTTGTCCGtaaaacacatattttctgtctgattttaaatcACGAGCACCTGATTAAAGCCGTATGGGGAGAAAGAATGAATAAATTCTTGATTCAAAGTAATATTTTAGAGTTCTAAACTATTAGTTTTTTGAGACACGTAAACAACCACGAGGCTCCTGgatcaaaaacagatttttaagaaAGCAGGCATTGCTGCTCTgtctctgctttatttattaaatatttgtaaatcttACAAATTTCCTCTGACTCTGAAGGGATTCTAAAACATTTACTCAGTGTAAATGCTGTAAAACAATCGCATATTTATGGCTAAAAACTCAGGAATTAATCTTGGCCACAGCGGTCTCCCCTTTTCTCTCGCCTCATAAACAATAGAACATGGAGGTCCGTGTTGGCGAAATCAAACAGGGAGTCTACATGACAATATCATTGGTTTAtacttttattaattaaaaccaCGACGGTTAATTCCATGATTAGGGACTCGCTGCCACTCAGCTGCTGTCTGGGGGCGACCCGGGTCGACACCACTGCAGTGGGGAGAGTCGCCCCTCAGTGTCTGCTGATGTAATGGCTTTGCTTTGGACTCCACAGTGGAAACGTAAACCTTAAAACGCTCTGGGAAAATCAAAGctctggggggaaaaatcaTGGTTCTCATGGTAGAAGTGCGCTCTTGaattttgaactttttaaaacagTGGCATACCTTGATACGGGTAAGCAGGCCATGCCTAGTGGTTTCAAAAGAAAGCTGTATCACCACCTATCAGACTAAAGAATGAATCTGTCCCTCATGACTCAAACGTTTGTTTGAGGCTCACCCAAAAACTACTCTGAACAGCTTGGTGAATTGACAAGGTTCCAAGACTAGTGATGTAGTTTAACGTGTCCCTTAGCTTGAAACATGGTGGATCTTCTTCccaaaaataatacttttttaacATGCTTGAGGTGAAAAGGTAAATCCTATACATCCTAGCTCTGATGTCCCTATTTTGTTCTGGATTAGATTTGGAAGCGTGACTCATATCAGCACCAGACAAGGAGGAAATGACCAGTCCTGAATGTCTGCTCATCCAGGAAGTTAGCTGCAGCGAAGTGCCGCCGTGCCTTTTGGCACCATTTACTTTCCAGGCTGGGCTGATAAACAGCGGTGGCCCCTGAGAGTGGGCCGTCTCTGGCTCCGTCTGAGCATGTGCCGCTGAAAAGGCCACGCTGAATGGAGTGCTTGTGTTGTTATCTAAAACAATTACTAATGTAGTTATTCTTAGCGCTGAGGGCCCTCAAGCTGATATTGCTGAGTGGGTCACAGAAACAGGGATATAGTCAGTGGTGGTCCAAGATAAAGGCGAACCTATATTGTTCTCACCAGGGTTCTATTTTAGAGAAGCTAGCAGTCAGGAGAGAACCCATAAAAAGCTGCAGTGTTCATTGAAATCACAAAATGTAAACATCTGGGTTGCAGTGAATCACAAACAACGGGATGTTGATGCATCCACGTTTTGTATGAACCAGGATAGGATCAATGCTGTGTCCAGCCATCCGAACAGAAACTGATTTTGAGTTTTGGTATAAATGTCATTGATCACATGACTGTTAAATCATGTGTTCTTCAGTCTTGTGCCACTTATCAGAGATACGCAGAGGATGGGCTTAATGTCAAGGACACTTTCAGTGCTCACTGCATGCTCTGCCTGGTGATAACAACAGAAACACAGTTTATAACTTCGTGCTTTGTAGCCATTAGTGTTATTCCATGGAAGTCACAGCGTTATTGGCTGATATTCAGCTTTTTGACTGCTGGGTATGAGCCTGTATGACGTTCTCATTGTCTTGAGCTAAAATTTTTATGAtactaaacaacaacaaaaaagcaagaAGTTGTAATGGGATGTAACTATTTCTATTGAAAAACTGAAGTTGAACTATGATTGCAATTTCTTTTAATCCATTTTACATGCAGTTTTTGTTTCCTATATTTATATTGTATAGTAAGGCTGCCCAATATATGGTAAATACATTAATCAGTGTGTGCAATATTCATATTTCAAAGAACTGTTCGTAGTGCAGTAATTGTTGGCCATATATTCTAAGTTTTATGAACTTGCATTTTTCATGCTAATGTAATGTGAAACCAGTGGGCCTcagcagcagatgctcacaCTGGACACAAATGATACTGCCCAAAATGAAAAGATTGTGTCTTTTCAACAGACGTACACAGTGATAGAAGATCAGAACAGAAAATAGCCTCATAAAACtcagtttaatttagttttcgtgctaaaatatttaagagAGATCTGCAGGGCTTTGATGTTGTTCTGGGATCTTTTCTGACTTCCTGGAGGAGTCAACAATGTTCTCTTGAAGCAAGTTTGGTAAGCCAGGCGCTCTTTGTAAGGTTcacttctgtttaaagttgtgttttgttg
It contains:
- the wnt11 gene encoding protein Wnt-11, which produces MRSSSHILPLVVLTALLLSQVCSGIKWLTLSHTPASIPVNQTQHCKLLPSLVSFQAQLCRSNLELMQTIFQAAREVKKTCQKTFADMRWNCSSIEIPFDATKYRPDLERGTREAAFVYALSAATISHTIAQACTSGDLRLCSCGPIPAEIPEPGYRWGGCADNLNYGLFMGAKFSDAPMKVKRSGSSANKLMQLHNSEVGRQVLKEALVMKCKCHGVSGSCSIRTCWKGLQDLREIAMDLKSKYLSATKVVYRATGTRKHLVPKDIDIRPLRENEMIYLHSSPDFCTKNEKQGSVGTQDRQCNKTSVGSDSCDLMCCGRGYNPYTEKLVERCHCKYHWCCYVTCKKCERIVEKYVCK